Proteins encoded within one genomic window of Corynebacterium aurimucosum:
- a CDS encoding MDR family MFS transporter, which yields MSAEIPSKVIINLSILVLGAMVMILNETSLSVALPAIMADFSIPATSAQWLLTGFMLTMAVVIPTTGFLLERLSTRQIFTASAGLFLVGTVVAALAPSFVILLLGRILQAGGTALMIPTLMTVAMTLVPAQRRGTVMGIISVVISVAPALGPTVGGAILNRFTWHVIFWAMAPLVALILTFGLWRLSNVGENRDTPLDGLSVVLSAFAFGGLIYGLSSMEKMLEGGAWVDIAVTVVGVIALIVFIRRQQRLALEDRALMDLRPFRVRNFTLAVIILLLSFGLMLGMVTVLPIYLQTTLGVTAFATGLAVMPGGILQAFLSPIVGRLFDSYGPRPLMIPGSLFMVASLWLMVILGENSALWMVVGMHVIFSLGMCLMMTPLMTTALSSLPEKLYSHGSAIMNTFQQLAGATGTALLVVFLTRGTQAGAAAGMGPAAATAQGTHWAFLFAGVAGIAIAVIAPLLKRVD from the coding sequence ATGTCCGCTGAGATTCCCTCGAAGGTGATAATTAACCTCAGCATCCTGGTGCTGGGGGCGATGGTCATGATTCTCAATGAGACCTCGCTCTCCGTTGCGCTACCAGCCATTATGGCGGACTTCTCCATTCCTGCTACGAGCGCCCAATGGCTGTTGACGGGATTCATGCTCACCATGGCCGTCGTCATTCCGACCACCGGCTTCTTGCTGGAGAGGCTTAGCACGCGGCAGATTTTCACCGCCTCCGCAGGACTCTTCCTGGTTGGCACCGTGGTGGCGGCCCTCGCCCCGAGCTTCGTCATTCTGCTCCTGGGCCGCATCTTGCAAGCCGGCGGAACCGCGCTGATGATTCCTACGCTGATGACCGTGGCCATGACGCTGGTCCCAGCGCAGCGCCGCGGCACGGTAATGGGCATCATCTCTGTGGTTATCTCCGTTGCCCCGGCGCTTGGCCCCACAGTCGGCGGGGCGATTCTGAACCGCTTCACCTGGCACGTCATCTTCTGGGCCATGGCGCCGCTCGTCGCCCTTATTCTCACCTTTGGGCTCTGGCGATTGAGCAATGTGGGTGAGAACCGCGATACTCCGCTCGATGGCCTCTCCGTCGTCCTTTCCGCCTTCGCGTTTGGCGGGCTGATTTATGGTCTGTCCTCGATGGAAAAGATGCTGGAGGGCGGCGCCTGGGTGGATATCGCCGTTACCGTGGTCGGCGTCATCGCGCTCATTGTATTTATCCGTCGCCAGCAGCGCTTGGCACTGGAGGACCGCGCACTGATGGACCTGCGTCCTTTCCGCGTCCGCAATTTCACTCTCGCGGTGATCATCCTCCTCCTGTCCTTTGGGCTCATGCTGGGAATGGTCACGGTCTTGCCCATCTACCTGCAAACGACCTTGGGCGTCACCGCCTTTGCCACGGGATTGGCGGTGATGCCCGGCGGCATCCTCCAGGCTTTCCTTTCCCCGATCGTGGGCCGGCTCTTCGATTCCTATGGCCCGCGTCCACTCATGATTCCGGGCTCACTGTTCATGGTGGCCAGCCTGTGGCTTATGGTCATCTTGGGTGAGAACTCAGCCCTGTGGATGGTCGTGGGCATGCACGTGATCTTCTCCCTCGGCATGTGCTTGATGATGACGCCGCTGATGACCACAGCGCTGTCCTCGCTTCCGGAGAAGCTTTACTCGCACGGTTCGGCCATCATGAACACCTTCCAGCAGTTGGCTGGCGCGACGGGAACGGCTTTGCTCGTAGTCTTCCTCACACGCGGCACCCAGGCTGGCGCCGCCGCGGGGATGGGGCCCGCCGCAGCGACGGCACAGGGAACGCATTGGGCTTTCCTCTTTGCCGGCGTGGCCGGTATCGCCATTGCGGTGATTGCACCGCTGCTTAAGCGTGTGGACTAA
- a CDS encoding serine/threonine protein kinase has translation MLPEFFTTQHQLRQKAVLDQGADSTLFLVEDPSHDELLVEIYNPEDRGVLRQSGVVGQLQHSAIAPIVGTGTMNNGQEFFVRRSLPGEQLSNFTSSGIGAQHLSREEAIAVFAPLADATDFLLQKGRNNFALRALNPRRIILTNNRSNAFFAAVGPATGSEAPTATAKEAIDRLAQLLAAAYPSFRAAGAYTSAAAVVDSLRNAGAGMASASAASAGATTTPSADAAAGTPQWQPEQHYAAAQQGEWGTQPQAPVPASTPAEDSAQRGSTSKSKVFAGLGVGLVLLALIGGLLWFFLGRPAWSEEEQALVDDHPGLISSRPGGEGFDGATCESREPEDGQDAKITCVGDGVGYSVARYGDVAKRDAAAPTQDAQELSNGQCTVRSYDVSDSEPVFYMSTEDSADAVLVWGEDAEELRLNMPLC, from the coding sequence ATGCTCCCAGAATTTTTCACCACCCAGCACCAGCTGCGCCAAAAGGCAGTCTTGGACCAAGGAGCGGACTCCACGCTCTTCCTCGTGGAAGATCCTTCACATGACGAGCTGCTCGTGGAGATATACAACCCAGAGGACCGTGGTGTGCTCCGCCAGTCCGGCGTCGTGGGGCAACTACAGCACAGCGCCATCGCCCCCATCGTAGGCACGGGAACGATGAACAACGGTCAAGAATTCTTCGTGCGCCGCAGCCTGCCAGGTGAGCAGCTGTCGAATTTCACTTCCTCTGGCATCGGCGCGCAGCACCTTTCCCGGGAGGAGGCCATCGCTGTCTTCGCCCCTTTGGCTGACGCCACCGATTTCCTGCTCCAGAAGGGCCGCAATAATTTCGCTCTCCGCGCGCTCAATCCGCGCCGCATCATCCTGACCAATAACCGCTCGAACGCCTTCTTCGCAGCAGTCGGCCCAGCTACGGGCTCCGAGGCCCCCACTGCAACAGCGAAGGAGGCAATCGACCGCCTGGCACAACTCCTCGCCGCCGCCTATCCTTCCTTCCGCGCAGCAGGCGCTTATACCTCGGCGGCCGCCGTTGTTGATTCTCTCCGAAATGCTGGAGCAGGGATGGCCAGCGCCAGCGCGGCAAGCGCAGGTGCCACCACCACGCCTAGCGCCGACGCCGCCGCGGGTACGCCACAGTGGCAACCGGAACAGCATTACGCTGCTGCCCAGCAAGGAGAATGGGGAACGCAGCCGCAAGCGCCGGTTCCCGCTTCCACCCCTGCAGAAGACTCCGCTCAGCGCGGGTCGACCTCGAAGAGCAAGGTCTTTGCTGGCCTTGGTGTGGGCCTTGTCCTTTTAGCCCTCATCGGCGGCCTGCTGTGGTTCTTCTTGGGCCGTCCGGCGTGGTCTGAGGAGGAGCAAGCGCTGGTCGACGACCACCCAGGACTCATCAGCTCCCGTCCCGGTGGGGAGGGCTTCGACGGTGCCACCTGCGAGTCCCGCGAGCCGGAGGATGGTCAGGACGCGAAGATTACCTGCGTTGGCGACGGTGTGGGCTACTCGGTGGCGAGGTACGGGGACGTCGCCAAGCGCGACGCAGCTGCCCCAACACAGGATGCGCAGGAACTGTCCAACGGCCAGTGCACCGTACGCAGCTATGACGTTTCTGATTCCGAGCCAGTCTTCTACATGAGCACCGAGGACTCCGCGGACGCCGTCCTCGTGTGGGGTGAGGACGCCGAAGAACTTCGCCTGAACATGCCGCTGTGCTAA